Genomic DNA from Lentimicrobiaceae bacterium:
ATGGCCGTTTTAATGACCGTTTTGAAACCAGGCGATACCTTTATGGGTCTCGACCTGTCGCATGGTGGTCACCTATCGCATGGTTCACCTGTCAATTCTTCGGGTATTCTCTACCGTCCGGTAGCTTACGGAGTAGAAGAAGCCACAGGTACCGTTAATTATGATAAAATGGAAGAAATTGCCTTGCGTGAATGTCCAAAACTTATCATTGCAGGAGCTTCAGCATATTCACGCGATTGGGACTACAAACGCATGCGTAACATAGCCGATAAAATCGGTGCTATCCTCATGGCAGACATTGCCCACCCTGCAGGTTTAATCGCCAGGGGCTTGCTGAATGATCCCCTGAAACATTGTCATATTGTTACCACTACAACCCATAAAACCCTTCGCGGACCCCGCGGAGGAATGATACTCATAGGAAAAGATTTTGAAAACCCCTGGGGACTGAAAACACCCAAGGGGGAAATAAAAAAGATGTCGCAGCTACTTGATTCGGCTGTATTTCCAGGAGTTCAGGGCGGTCCGCTCGAACATATTATTGCTGCAAAAGCTGTAGCATATGGCGAAGCTCTTTCTGACGAATACATGGATTACATAGTACAGGTGAAAAAAAATGCCAATGTAATGGCAAAAGCTTTCGTGGAAAAAGGCTACCACGTAATCTCCGGAGGTACTGATAATCACCTGATGCTTATTGATTTGAGGACCAAGTTCCCAAATATTACTGGAAAACAAGTAGAAAATACACTCGTACGAGCCGACATCACTGTAAACAAAAATATGGTTCCTTTCGACAGCCGTTCGCCTTTTCAAACTTCAGGACTACGCGTAGGTACACCCGCCATTACTACCCGTGGTATCAAAGAAGTACATATCCCGCCCATTGTTGAATTGATTGACGAAGTTATCGGTAACATAGAAAATGAAGCGAAATTAGAAAACGTAATCGAATCTGTTCGCAAACGTGTCAATGAACTAATGTCTGATTTTCCCTTGTTTGCTTATTAAACAGCTTTCATTTTCCCAAATGTAACCATCCATAAACGAGAATACAATAATCAGTAATCCTTGTAAAAACTGCTTTCTGAATAAAGGAAGCAGTTTTTTTATTGTGTAATTTGCTTTTTATAATCCACAGGGATGGAAAAACGAAATGGACAATCATAATTATTTCAGTAAAATGTGTTTTTTTACATAACTTTGTAGATATTTGCTCCACCGAAAATCAGGCTGTTGGATAGAAAAAGCAGATACTGCATTCTATTCATTTTGCAATGAAATTTGTTCAATTACACCATATTATGTTATGAGAAAACTTTTACTCCTCCTTTTATCAATCATTTCCCTACAGATTTTTGCAGGAAATTGGGTAGGTACTACCTCTGGAAAATCAGTTCCTGCTTCCGTGTCATTGGTTTCATCCGATGCTTCACAAACGACTATAAGCATTACCATTGAAGGATATTCCCTACAAACCGTTCAAACTCCAAGGGGCGAAGCCAGCATACTTAACTGTGAAAATACATCCCCCCTCCTGCAGGCAGGAGCACCCGACTTGAGAAAATTCACCGCTTCCTTTATCATCCCTGATAAGGCAAAAACAGATTACATGATTATTGCTTCCGAATACAAGGACTATTTTAATATTGAAATAGCTCCTTCCAAAGGCAATCTGTATCGCAATATTGATCCTGCTTCTGTTCTTTATACATATGGAAAGGAATATACTATTGATGCATTTTATCCTGGCAGGCTTGTTGCACAGGGCAATCCTTACATCTTACGCAATTTCAGAGGGCAGGCAATAGATGTGTATCCATTTCAATATAACCCGGTTACTAAAGTGTTACGGGTTTATACCCATTTGGAAATCAAAATATTTGCTACGAATGAAGAAGGTACAAATCCGTTCATTGGTAGCAAAAACCTCAGGCATTCAAATACTGAATTCGATGCCATTTACCAGAGTACATTCCTAAATGCTCCTGCAAATAATTATACAGATGTTGAAGAACAGGGGAGTATGTTGATAATAAGCTATGGGTCATTTATGACAGCAATGCAGCCTTTAATTGATTGGAAGAATCAGCAGGGTATTGCCTGCGAAATAGTAGATGTGGCAACCATTGGTAACGCCAATGCTATAAAGGATTATATAACAAATTATTACAATACACACAATCTTACCTATGTTTTATTGGTG
This window encodes:
- a CDS encoding serine hydroxymethyltransferase, encoding MKKDKQVFDLIREEEERQLHGIELIASENFVSNQVLKAMGSVLTNKYAEGYPGKRYYGGCQIVDQTEQIAIDRAKVLFGAEWANVQPHSGAQANMAVLMTVLKPGDTFMGLDLSHGGHLSHGSPVNSSGILYRPVAYGVEEATGTVNYDKMEEIALRECPKLIIAGASAYSRDWDYKRMRNIADKIGAILMADIAHPAGLIARGLLNDPLKHCHIVTTTTHKTLRGPRGGMILIGKDFENPWGLKTPKGEIKKMSQLLDSAVFPGVQGGPLEHIIAAKAVAYGEALSDEYMDYIVQVKKNANVMAKAFVEKGYHVISGGTDNHLMLIDLRTKFPNITGKQVENTLVRADITVNKNMVPFDSRSPFQTSGLRVGTPAITTRGIKEVHIPPIVELIDEVIGNIENEAKLENVIESVRKRVNELMSDFPLFAY